One Amphiprion ocellaris isolate individual 3 ecotype Okinawa chromosome 5, ASM2253959v1, whole genome shotgun sequence genomic region harbors:
- the cfap20dc gene encoding uncharacterized protein C3orf67 homolog isoform X5 — protein MFRNNYQGGAVVEIFSGQGKDPVAKWKLCGGPSAIHKEYNKEVKGFVYCLEGSSQTVKMQIPENGKMSLGLLQRFLVLQVNIPQCSDFSAELVITDSEHLKRRLHLSTVHKELSATPLHAKIPFVGLRRNVWSTLCIDLVSLTGELFKEFLRLDGISLFATCKVRRIFTMKTEPTGTSDDDMFFGGAGLMDLIPRSCQYPPDVKQITQVLNMENLRKADMRTGFFSSDCGSS, from the exons ATGTTCAGGAACAATTATCAG GGTGGAGCTGTGGTGGAGATATTCAGCGGACAGGGAAAAGACCCTGTAGCTAAATGGAAACTTTGTGGAGGGCCGTCAGCCATACATAAA GAGTATAATAAAGAAGTCAAAGGATTTGTTTACTGTCTAGAGGGAAGCAGCCAGACAGTCAAGATGCAAATaccagagaatggaaaaatGTCTC TTGGGCTTCTCCAAAGATTTTTGGTGCTTCAAGTGAATATTCCTCAGTGCAGTGATTTTTCTGCTGAGCTTGT GATAACTGATTCAGAGCACCTAAAAAGAAGGCTTCACTTATCGACGGTGCATAAAGAGCTATCTGCCACCCCTTTACATGCAAAGATACCTTTTGTGGGATTGAGACGCAATGTT TGGTCTACTTTATGCATCGACCTTGTATCATTGACCGGTGAACTTTTCAAGGAATTTCTGAGACTCGATGGCATCAGTTTGTTCGCCACTTGTAAAGTCAGGAGAATCTTCACTATGAAAACAGAGCCCACGGGAACATCGGATGATG aCATGTTTTTCGGTGGAGCAGGTCTCATGGACTTGATCCCTCGCAGTTGCCAGTACCCACCAGATGTGAAGCAAATCACTCAGGTGTTGAACATGGAGAATTTGCGAAAGGCAGATATGAGGACTGGCTTTTTTAGCTCTGACTGCGGTAG ttCCTGA